Part of the Paenibacillus sp. FSL R7-0273 genome is shown below.
CTGTGGCGAGAGCGGCTTGCTGGAAGTGCTTCGCAAGCAACGTTACCTCCCCGGACTGGTGCTCACACGGGTGCCCTGCAGGAAGCTTGACCTGGAACTGGATGGGTTCTTCCGCCAGCTGGCGGAACAGCTTGGCCGAATAGGCGTTGAATATCATCCGGTCGACCGGGTTCTCATGATCGAGGGAGGAGGCGATATACTCTTCAAAGACCTCCAGCGCCTTGATTGGATCGGTCAAGGTCAGGTATCCGATGTGCTCTCCCTGATGATATAGAAAGTCGCGGTTTCCCTTTACCAGCTTGAAGCCCCTCTTCTGAAGCTTATCTGCTTCCTGCTGACGGCCCAGCCGCAGCAGGGGGAACAGCACCTTCGAGATGGTCACATGGGGCACCTCGCCGCAGCTCATTTTACCTTTGAGAATCGGCTCTGCTGTCTTCACGGTCCCTTCGTCGTCTCCCCGCTTCGCCAGAAACTCGACAAGACGGTTCTGCTCACAGGCCGGACAATCGCTCATCTCATCCCGGTCCATGGCCTGCAGGATGTCCCATTCTGACTGAGAATGGTCCAGCTCCCCAAGCTCCGCGAAGATATGCGCCCGGTAGTAGTGATAGGAACGGCTGCTATAGCCTTCGGCCGCAAAGCGTATCTTCATGTCCTCCAGCAAATTCTCAATCTGGACACGGCTTATATCTGCAAAGGAGGTGATGCGGTCCAGAACCCACTTGTAGGACCACAGCAGGGTGAAGCTGTCAAACCGGTCCGGATTTTTGTCATATTGCCCTAATTGCCAGGAAAAGGCGACCAGTGCCTTCATTGGATATCCGTGGAAGCTGCCTGTCTCTACGATTTCGCTGCGGGCCTCAAAGCCCTGATCGATATCTCCTGCAGCATCTGCCACCCGTACCGCCTGCTCCAGCAGCTCCAGCTTAGCTTTTCCGCCTGGCATGTCATAGGCTTCGTCCATCAGCTCTTCGAAACTCATCCCGGTAAGGTTCATCTATTTGTCTCCTCCTGTTGAGTGACTGGCCGTCATACCCCAATCAATAAATTGAATAATGCCTTTGTTCAGAAGCGTTGTCTCCTCGCGGCTCATCGGATAATGTCCCATCATCAGCGCATTACAGTACAGCATCTCGATAATGGAAGGCAGCATGGCCTTGTGTGCCGGATGAAAGGCCCGCTCAATGACGGGATTGTTCAGGTTAAAATAAAGCGTTGCGTATGCTGCATCTTTGAGTGTAGCGCCCAGACTGCCCAGAACGGAGGACAGAGCGTCGGTGCTCACTTCTTTGGCCGCCTCCATAACACGCCACTGAGCGGACTCCTGCGACAGCGTATAGAGCACAGGAATCTCCTCCGGCTTGAAGCGGCGAAGCTGCACCTGGCAGCGGAATTTCTGCAGCACACTATCCGCCAGTCTTACGGATTCATAGTAATCAAGCCGCTCTTGAGGTGTAATATCGGTAAAGGATAATGAGACTTCCTCCGGCAGCAAGCGTTCACTCTGCACGTCCGGATCAATTAGAGGCAGTAGGGACAGCAGCTCGGCATCATAAATATATCCGCCATTCACCACCAGCATGGATTGGGCCGAAGCTACATGGGTAATCTGACGGTACTCATCCAGAGTAGCAGTAAAATAAAGGGGAGACTGCTGCTTCAGCTTGCCAAGCGGCTTCGTGCCAAACGTGCTCTCAAACGGGAGCCACTCGTGAATAATCGAGTAGAAGGACGAATCTTCCACCGCGAGAGCCTTCATGGATAAGGCATGCAGGGAAATGATAGATTGCAGGCGATCGGGATCATATTCTGCCATTCGCATCAATTCCTGACGAATAGTGTTCCCCAGCTCTTCCCGCACCTGCTCCAGCTGGACGTTCTCATAGAAATGCTCCCGGGAAGCGGTCGGCTGCAGCTCATCGGTCCAGATCATGCATTTAACGAAGAACGCCCAGTCCGGCAGGATATTGCCGGCGGCCTCGGAGACCAGCATGTGCTTCAGGTACACCCGGTGATTGCGTTTGGCGCCCAGGTTCACCGCCTGCGGCAGGATGAAGGCGATGCCTCCCGTCCGGCCCGAGGAGGTGTGCAGGGGAATGAAATCGCGGAACGTCTCCCCAAGCACCTGCTTGCCAAAGGCCAGCACCTCGCTGCGATGCTTCCGGGCCAGCTGCGGATCTTTGACCCATGGCGGGGATGGCGGATTAATTAAGTGAGTGGCCTGATTGGACATCAACTCGATGGGATAGGGCAGCAGAGCTCCATAATGGAACAGCCATTCTTGCAGATGCTCTAGCTTGAAGTACGGCTCGGAGCCTTCTTTACAACGCAAAAAAACCTTGGTTCCCGGAGCGTGTATCCCTTCGAGCTTGCGGATCGTATAGGTTCCGTCCGGCTTTCCGCGCCATTCCAGTGCAGGTCCGCCCTTGGCGGATTGGGTAACCATGACGATATCGTCACTCACCATAAAGCAAGACAAAAGCCCGATGCCAAACCGTCCGATAAAAGAGCTATTGGTCTGAAGAAAATCCTCGTCCCGCTTGGAGGATTGTCCGATCATTGCCAGGAACTCATGAATGTCCGGCTCGTTTAACCCGATCCCGTTATCTTCTACTAATAAGGTCGCCCCGGTTGAATCCCGGTTTACCTCAATATGAATCCTGCCCTCGTATCCACCCTGGGAATAAGCCTGCCGTGCAGTAATCGCGTCTACGCCATTTTGCAGCAGCTCCCTCAAGAATACCTTCGGGCTGCTATACAAATGGTTAGACAAAATGTTGATCATGCCACTTAAGTTGACCTGAAAGCGATATGTATCCTGGGTTTGATTCTCCATCCTTGTTCTCCTGTTCTGTAATCATTTGCTTCTCATCCGCAGGAGGACAGCTATACTGTCCTTTATGCCAACACAGCTGTTATGTAGACGGATGCCGCTCTATATATTACCCCTAAGCTGCTTTTTAAGAATCAGATACTTCCGAAAAACTACCATATTTATACATCGGTTTAATTACCGCTCTGCAATGCTGCATAATTTTTTGCTGTTATTGTCCACCAGAGCTTCCTTTTTAGGCAAGGGCTGTTTATCAGATGCTCTTTTGTGAGGATCTGATGAGAAGTGAACTAATTTCGTATTATATTAAAATGATTCGTGCATTACCCATATTTAGACTTTCTCTTCCTGTTGATATTATGAAAGCTGTTACAGCAAGTAATTAGCGTTTAAGGGCTGCAGATAATCGAGGCCGTCTATCCGTCCGCTTTTGTGAATGCGTTTTCAAATTTTGTCGGCATTTGTATTCAAAAGGAGGTGTATTAATCGTCCAGCCAGACTTGACGTAGCCAAAGGAGTAAATTCGAATCCTTAAGAAATTTCCTTAAGAAAAGGAGTCAGACGAAGATGAACAGTAGAAAATGTGTAATCAGCATCTCCCGCCTCCTCATCGTCATCATGTTGTTCTCCGTATTCACGTATACTCCCGTCCCCGCTGCTGCGGCCGGAGATGAACGGGCTGTTGAGCTGAATGATCTCATTGCTCAAGCCGAAGCTCTAAAAACCGGCAATCGGGAATTCCCGC
Proteins encoded:
- a CDS encoding HSP90 family protein: MENQTQDTYRFQVNLSGMINILSNHLYSSPKVFLRELLQNGVDAITARQAYSQGGYEGRIHIEVNRDSTGATLLVEDNGIGLNEPDIHEFLAMIGQSSKRDEDFLQTNSSFIGRFGIGLLSCFMVSDDIVMVTQSAKGGPALEWRGKPDGTYTIRKLEGIHAPGTKVFLRCKEGSEPYFKLEHLQEWLFHYGALLPYPIELMSNQATHLINPPSPPWVKDPQLARKHRSEVLAFGKQVLGETFRDFIPLHTSSGRTGGIAFILPQAVNLGAKRNHRVYLKHMLVSEAAGNILPDWAFFVKCMIWTDELQPTASREHFYENVQLEQVREELGNTIRQELMRMAEYDPDRLQSIISLHALSMKALAVEDSSFYSIIHEWLPFESTFGTKPLGKLKQQSPLYFTATLDEYRQITHVASAQSMLVVNGGYIYDAELLSLLPLIDPDVQSERLLPEEVSLSFTDITPQERLDYYESVRLADSVLQKFRCQVQLRRFKPEEIPVLYTLSQESAQWRVMEAAKEVSTDALSSVLGSLGATLKDAAYATLYFNLNNPVIERAFHPAHKAMLPSIIEMLYCNALMMGHYPMSREETTLLNKGIIQFIDWGMTASHSTGGDK